A stretch of the Staphylococcus sp. IVB6181 genome encodes the following:
- a CDS encoding IS6 family transposase has translation MNYFRYKQFNKDIITVAVGYYLRYALSYRDISEILRERGVNVHHSTVYRWIQEYAPILYQIWKKKHKKAYYKWRIDETYIKIKGKWSYLYRAIDTERHTLDIWLRKQRDNHAAYAFIKRFIKQFGKPQMIITDQAPSTKVAIAKVIKEFKLNTNCHCTSKYLNNLIEQDHRHIKVRKTRYQSINTAKNTLKGIECIYGLYKKNRRSLQIYGFSPCHEISHMLAS, from the coding sequence ATGAACTATTTCAGATATAAACAATTTAACAAGGATATTATCACTGTAGCCGTTGGCTACTATCTAAGATACGCGCTGAGTTATCGTGATATATCTGAAATATTAAGAGAACGTGGTGTAAACGTTCATCATTCAACGGTCTACCGTTGGATTCAAGAATATGCTCCGATTTTGTATCAAATTTGGAAGAAAAAACATAAAAAAGCCTATTACAAATGGCGTATTGATGAGACGTATATCAAAATAAAAGGAAAATGGAGCTATTTATATCGTGCTATTGATACAGAGAGACATACATTAGATATTTGGTTGCGCAAGCAACGAGATAATCATGCAGCATATGCGTTTATCAAACGTTTCATTAAACAATTTGGTAAACCTCAAATGATAATTACAGATCAAGCACCTTCAACGAAGGTCGCAATAGCTAAAGTAATTAAGGAGTTTAAACTTAACACTAACTGTCACTGTACATCCAAATATCTGAATAACCTCATTGAGCAAGATCACCGTCATATTAAAGTAAGAAAGACAAGATATCAAAGTATCAATACGGCAAAAAATACTTTAAAGGGTATTGAATGCATTTACGGTCTATATAAAAAGAACCGCAGGTCTCTTCAGATCTACGGATTTTCGCCATGCCATGAAATCAGTCATATGTTAGCCAGTTAA
- the amaP gene encoding alkaline shock response membrane anchor protein AmaP, translating into MRRLKNFILGILIVAVVGMLVFMLVKVPQVPQVDTYQQQLLTFAWFLPVLFTLAGLLILLGIILIFSLFAPTHRKPGLYKIYSDGHIYISRKSIDKVALDTMAQYDQLMQPNVVTKCYSKKKKSYIDLKADFFLPDQSHAQTITENVRTDIKKNVEYFAEVPIRKLEVNVKDQKSPSSPRVL; encoded by the coding sequence GTGAGAAGATTGAAAAATTTCATATTAGGTATTTTGATTGTGGCAGTTGTAGGTATGCTTGTCTTTATGCTTGTGAAAGTACCTCAAGTACCGCAAGTCGATACTTATCAACAACAGCTTCTGACTTTCGCATGGTTCTTGCCAGTACTGTTTACCTTAGCTGGTTTACTGATTTTACTCGGCATCATATTGATTTTCAGTCTGTTTGCGCCCACACATCGAAAACCGGGATTGTATAAAATCTATTCGGATGGTCATATTTATATATCAAGAAAATCAATTGACAAAGTTGCACTTGATACTATGGCACAATATGATCAGCTCATGCAGCCGAATGTGGTAACAAAATGCTACAGCAAGAAGAAAAAGTCTTACATAGACTTAAAGGCTGATTTCTTTTTACCAGATCAATCACATGCACAAACAATAACTGAAAATGTCAGAACAGATATTAAGAAAAACGTAGAGTATTTTGCGGAAGTACCTATTAGAAAATTAGAAGTAAATGTTAAGGATCAAAAAAGTCCATCAAGTCCAAGAGTGTTATAA